The genomic window CACGATTATCAACATAGATGATTGGGTCATCTTTCTCGCTGGTTCTGGTGGATTTCTCCTCCTCCACCTGCTGATCCTGGAACTCAACCTCCTTCCTCTTGATCGCGTTCATCCCCTTCTCCATCATACGCTCTTTCTGTTTGCTTATCCAGTAGTACGCCTCGTCTTTGGTCTCCTTTGTTATCAGAATTATGATCCTGCCTGCCCTTCGTCTTCCGGTGCGCCCTCTTCGCTGAATGTTTCTTATTTCCGACGGTATCGGTTCATAGAAGATCACAAGGTCTGCCATTGGTATATCAAGCCCCTCTTCTGCCACAGAGGTTGCAACCATCACGTTATAAACCCCCTCCTTGAACTTTTCGATCAACTCAACCTGCTTCTTCTGCGTGAGTCCCTTATCCTCTCCTTTTGATGCCTGTCCGATGAAACGCAGTGGTTTAACCCCCTCTATCTCTGAAAGCGCAGATCTCACCATCTCTGCACTATCCCTGAAGTTTGTAAAGATGATGATCCTCGATTCTGGTCTTCGCTGGATCTCACGCTCAACGATCGAGAGCAGCCGTTTGAGCTTTGGATGTTCAAGCTCAATCTCTTCTGCCATGTTGAGCGCCCTTATGAATATCGGATCACGAATAAGTCTTTTAGATGCTTTTGTTGCGTTCTTCGAGTTTGCCTCGTTCAGAAGTCGCCTGAAGTACTTTCGTACTGCATTGATTCCCTGTGTCTCAACAAGATCAATTGCATGGCGGATCTTCAGAAGCTCAGCCACGAGTGATGCCGCCTTGTAGAACCTTGTATGCTGCTGTTCTCGAAGCCTTGCCTGTATTTTCGCCTGCAGATCAAGTAGTTCCTTTGTTGATGTCTTCTTTCCCCTGTAGAGGTGAAAACCAAGCTCACCAAGCTTTCTAACCCGATCCAAAAATAGCTCCTCAAGTATCTGCTTTAACTGTTTGATCTCGTGCGGCACATCAACTTTCACCCACTCAATATCTCTCCTGAATATGTAAGGCAGGATCTCTGGATCATCCTCACGTCTGATCTCAACCCGTTCGATCCCCAGATTTTCACAGACCTCCTGTATCTTCGTGACACTGCTCCCTGGCGATGCGGTAATGCCAAGAACAAGCCTGTTTCTACCCTCTTCCCTGTAACGCTCTGCGATATAGACGTAGGCATAGTTCCCGTGTGCTCTGTGGCATTCATCAAAAATTATAAGCGAAACATCCCTGAGATCTATCCTACGCGTCAGAAGGTCGTTCTCAATTACCTGTGGCGTTGCAACAATGATCTTTGCATCCCTCCAAAGTTTAGCTCGACTTTCAGGCGGTATATCTCCTGTTGCGACAAAGATCTCTTCTGCTGGTAATGTGAGCGCGCTCTTGAGAAATGATGCATGCTGTTCAACAAGTGGCTTTGTGGGAGACAGGAAGAGCACCTTCTCATTCATGTATCGATGCAGTCTATCTACTATAACAAGAAGTGCAATCACCGTCTTTCCAAGCCCTGTCGGGAGTACAATTAATGTGGATTCTTTTTTTGCGATCTCTGAGAGGCTTAATTGATAATCCCGCGCCTCTATTTGATCTTTCTTGATTAAAGGATCTGAGATAAATGAACTTTCCAGAGCTATGCTCATCGATTTTTCTAAAAAGAGCAAACTATAAAAGTTCATGGGAGAACCTTTAATGGATGTCTGTCAGAATCGAGAAGGACTCACTTGGAAAGCGAGAAGTTCCAGCAGACGCATATTATGGAATACATACAGTAAGATCGCTCGAGAATTTCACATTCTCTGAAAGAAGATTCCAGCCTGAGTTTATCGTTTCACTTGCTATCATAAAACTTGCTGCAGCGAGAACAAATCGTAAACTTGGATTTCTCGACCCCGAAAAGGCAGAAGCAATTGAGAAAGCGTGCCTTGAGATAATTGAAGGCGATGAGAGATTTAATGATCAGTTTCCACTTGACGTCTTTCAGGCAGGCTCCGGAACATCGACAAATATGAACATCAATGAGGTCATCGCAAACCGAGCATGTGAGATGCTTGGCAGGAATCGAGGTATGCGGGAGGTCGTGCACCCGAATGATGATGTCAACAGAGGTCAATCAACGAACAATGTTATCCCAACTGCGATTCGTATAACTGCACTGAGACTGATGGATGAATTAACCGACTCACTCAGGAAACTCAGCAGGAGCTTCAGGCAGAAGTCAGAGGAGTTTGAGGATGTTATAAAGTCAGGAAGGACACATCTTCAGGATGCGGTCCCGATCACACTTGGTCAGGAATTTCATGCATATCATACAGCAATCGAGAAAGGTATCCGACGGCTTGAAGGTGCTACAGCAGGCTTGCACTACCTGGGGATTGGCGGTAACGCGGTTGGAACAGGAATAAATACACATCCTGACTTCAGAGCGGGCGTTGTGAGTGAGATCTCATCGATAACAGGTATAGATTTTGCAACACCAGAGGATGGTATCGAGATCACACAATTTCTAACAGATATCGCAGAATTTTCCTCAGCCATGAAACTTGTGAGCCTTGATATCAATAAGATCGCAAATGATCTGCGGCTTCTTGGTTCAGGTCCAAGAACCGGGCTTTACGAGATTGTGATACCTGCTGTTGAGCCAGGATCGTCGATCATGCCCGGCAAGGTCAACCCATCAATCCTTGAAGCAGTAAATATGGTATCGCTGACGATCCAGGGAAATGATCTTGTGGTCTCAAATGCAGTACAGGCGGGACAGCTTGAGTTGAATACTCACATGCCAATCATCGCTTTCTGTCTCATCGATTCAATGAAACTTCTCACCCGCATAGGTCTCATTATGGCAACGCGATGTGTGGATGGCATCACAGCAAACAGAAGACGGTGCAGGTCATACTTTGAAGAAAGTCTCGCGCTTGCAACTATCCTGAACCCTTACATCGGTTATGATGAGGCAGCAGAGGTTGCAAAGAAGGCACTCGCAGAAGGGAAAACGATACGTGAGGTGGTACTTGAGTTGGGAATCATGAATGAAGATGAACTTGAATCGATACTTAA from Candidatus Syntrophoarchaeum caldarius includes these protein-coding regions:
- a CDS encoding Hef nuclease, whose product is MNFYSLLFLEKSMSIALESSFISDPLIKKDQIEARDYQLSLSEIAKKESTLIVLPTGLGKTVIALLVIVDRLHRYMNEKVLFLSPTKPLVEQHASFLKSALTLPAEEIFVATGDIPPESRAKLWRDAKIIVATPQVIENDLLTRRIDLRDVSLIIFDECHRAHGNYAYVYIAERYREEGRNRLVLGITASPGSSVTKIQEVCENLGIERVEIRREDDPEILPYIFRRDIEWVKVDVPHEIKQLKQILEELFLDRVRKLGELGFHLYRGKKTSTKELLDLQAKIQARLREQQHTRFYKAASLVAELLKIRHAIDLVETQGINAVRKYFRRLLNEANSKNATKASKRLIRDPIFIRALNMAEEIELEHPKLKRLLSIVEREIQRRPESRIIIFTNFRDSAEMVRSALSEIEGVKPLRFIGQASKGEDKGLTQKKQVELIEKFKEGVYNVMVATSVAEEGLDIPMADLVIFYEPIPSEIRNIQRRGRTGRRRAGRIIILITKETKDEAYYWISKQKERMMEKGMNAIKRKEVEFQDQQVEEEKSTRTSEKDDPIIYVDNRESRSKVVKSLEKIGCDLKFKNIDVGDYVVSERVCIERKSVEDFVSSLTDGERNLFEQLKNLRREYERPILIIEGDGLYTDRVSENVVKGALISIAVDFAIPILYTSNGEDTAEIIRKIAKREQDGLRRPFSPHSKKSSRNLREEQEYVISSISNIGPVSARNLLKHFGSVQNVINAPEDELVRVERIGDVTAKKIREVVGGAYEECVNPPSKESH
- a CDS encoding fumarate hydratase, which gives rise to MSVRIEKDSLGKREVPADAYYGIHTVRSLENFTFSERRFQPEFIVSLAIIKLAAARTNRKLGFLDPEKAEAIEKACLEIIEGDERFNDQFPLDVFQAGSGTSTNMNINEVIANRACEMLGRNRGMREVVHPNDDVNRGQSTNNVIPTAIRITALRLMDELTDSLRKLSRSFRQKSEEFEDVIKSGRTHLQDAVPITLGQEFHAYHTAIEKGIRRLEGATAGLHYLGIGGNAVGTGINTHPDFRAGVVSEISSITGIDFATPEDGIEITQFLTDIAEFSSAMKLVSLDINKIANDLRLLGSGPRTGLYEIVIPAVEPGSSIMPGKVNPSILEAVNMVSLTIQGNDLVVSNAVQAGQLELNTHMPIIAFCLIDSMKLLTRIGLIMATRCVDGITANRRRCRSYFEESLALATILNPYIGYDEAAEVAKKALAEGKTIREVVLELGIMNEDELESILNIEKLRSPAYKRKSVNVPKD